The Epinephelus lanceolatus isolate andai-2023 chromosome 21, ASM4190304v1, whole genome shotgun sequence genome has a segment encoding these proteins:
- the LOC117246956 gene encoding dexamethasone-induced Ras-related protein 1-like, whose amino-acid sequence MIKKMSPSESDFDIPAKNCYRMVILGSTKVGKTAIVSRFLNGRFDEQYTPTIEDFHRKLYSIKGDVYQLDILDTSGNHPFPAMRRLSILTGDVFILVFSLDNRDSFQEVQRLKRQIFETKSCLKNKIKENIDVPLVICGNKGDREFYREVQQDEIEQLVAGDEKCAYFEISAKRNENVDKMFQTLFTLAKLPHEMSPDLHRKVSVQYCDMLHRKSLKNKKMKDIGEAYGMVTPCARRPSVHSDLMYIKEKAIGGGQGKDKERCVIS is encoded by the exons ATGATTAAGAAGATGTCGCCCTCCGAAAGCGATTTTGACATCCCCGCAAAGAACTGCTACAGGATGGTGATTTTGGGATCCACCAAAGTTGGGAAAACTGCCATCGTGTCCCGTTTTCTGAACGGGAGGTTCGACGAGCAGTACACGCCGACCATCGAGGACTTTCACAGGAAACTGTACAGCATCAAGGGAGACGTTTACCAGCTAGACATACTGGATACATCAGGGAACCACCCTTTCCCCGCTATGAGGAGACTGTCCATACTGACAG GTGACGTGTTCATCCTCGTCTTCAGTCTGGACAACAGAGACTCCTTCCAGGAGGTGCAGCGGCTCAAGCGTCAGATCTTCGAGACCAAGTCGTgcctaaaaaacaaaatcaaagaaaacaTCGATGTGCCTCTGGTCATCTGCGGAAACAAAGGCGACAGAGAGTTTTACCGTGAGGTGCAGCAGGACGAGATCGAGCAGCTTGTGGCCGGAGACGAGAAGTGCGCGTACTTCGAGATCTCCGCCAAGCGCAACGAGAACGTGGATAAGATGTTTCAGACTCTGTTTACCTTGGCCAAGCTACCTCACGAAATGAGCCCCGACCTTCACCGGAAAGTGTCCGTGCAGTACTGCGACATGCTGCACAGAAAGTCTCTGAAAAACAAGAAGATGAAGGACATTGGGGAAGCGTACGGGATGGTCACTCCGTGCGCCCGGAGACCCAGCGTGCACAGCGACCTCATGTACATTAAAGAGAAGGCCATAGGGGGCGGCCAGggtaaagacaaagagagatgtGTGATCAGTTAA